The Syntrophomonadaceae bacterium genome includes a window with the following:
- a CDS encoding DUF4446 family protein, translating to MDLFIESALAFLHVNTIPALLSLVAANLIMLIWLLYLSCQGVRWRRRYHALMGQSTAQGLEEKLMENKQLLEVAIAGLKELERKCANIEQQTPGYLQRVGMVRYNAFPEVGSDLSYSVALLDGNGDGVVVSGIYGRDETRTFAKPIKRGQSTYRLTQEEEKAITLAHSNKTP from the coding sequence ATGGATCTTTTTATTGAATCCGCACTTGCGTTTTTGCATGTAAATACAATCCCTGCCCTGCTTAGCCTGGTGGCCGCAAACCTGATTATGCTGATTTGGCTCTTGTATCTAAGCTGCCAGGGAGTGCGCTGGCGCCGGCGATACCATGCGTTGATGGGACAATCAACTGCTCAGGGGCTGGAAGAAAAACTGATGGAAAATAAGCAGTTGTTGGAGGTAGCAATTGCCGGCCTTAAAGAGCTGGAGAGAAAGTGTGCCAATATTGAGCAGCAAACCCCCGGATATTTGCAGAGAGTGGGAATGGTACGCTATAACGCATTTCCGGAGGTAGGAAGCGACCTTAGCTATTCAGTGGCACTTCTTGATGGAAATGGGGATGGTGTCGTTGTATCAGGTATATATGGACGGGATGAAACCCGCACCTTTGCTAAGCCTATCAAAAGGGGGCAATCGACTTACCGCTTAACTCAGGAAGAAGAAAAAGCGATCACGTTGGCTCACAGCAATAAAACCCCTTAA